The window TAATCCATTGTGTTTTAATAATGCCCATTGAATAAGTGCGCTCTCATATAGCAATGTAGGCGTATCGGCATTAAATTCTAATAATTTTATTTGCTTTCCATCAAGTCCGCCTGCAAAATCAAATCTACCATAAATATGCCAATGCACTTCATTTTCCCAGCTTTGTTTTATAGTATCAATCAAGGTTGTAGGAATATCTAATTCAAAAAATAAATTATTTTTTATCACATATTCACCAGCTTCAATAAACATATCATAAAGCTCATTTCCAGCATCATAAAATGCTTCTGCTTCATCTTGTGTGATTTCTATCACTTCATTTGATATATAATTAGTTTTATCTAAATCTGTATGCCAATCTAGCCCAATTTCTTCTAGAATCTCATTTGTTAGAGGTTTTACTTCTATAATATCCATTTATTTATCTCCTATCAATTTTAATGCATTTTCATAATCACTTTTTGTATCAATTCCTATAGAATTTGTCTCAACCTTTATCATTAATATTTTTTTACTATACCAAAGCGCCCTAAGCTGTTCTAATTTTTCTATATCTTCTATCTGCGATTTAGAAAAATTACAAAATTCAATCAGACTTTTAGCGCTAAATGCGTAGATTCCAATGTGTCCAAAATATGTAGATTCTACATTGTCTCTATTGTATGGGATCTTGCTTCTTGAAAAATACAATGCAAAGCTATTGCTATCAAGGACGACTTTAACAATATTTGGATCATCTGCACTAGCAGAATCTATTTGTTTATAACAACTCGCCATGAAAGCAAATTTATTACTTATTGCATTTTTCATTGATTGTTTTAGATTTTCTATAATATTAGATTCTATAAATGGCTCATCACCTTGCAAATTAATCACTACTTCATCATCATCTAATTTCATTTTTTTTGCGACTTCAGCACATCTATCTGTCCCGCTTGTATGCTCTTTTGATGTCAAAATGCAATCTATATTATATTTTTTACAAACATCTAATATCTCTTCACTATCACAAGCTACAATAGTAGAATCTATTTCTTTTGCAATATTTGCAGTGCGAACGATGATAGGGATTCCACCAAGTGGTAATAAAAGTTTATTTGGCAATCTTGTTGAATGAAGCCTTGCAGGAATGATTATCATTTATATTTCCTTTAAGCATTTTTGTAGATTTTCATACACAATAAAATAAATAAAATACCAAATACAATAAGTGCATAAAGAGATACTATTTTTGTTGAAAATAAATAATGAATAGCCCCAAGCAAACTAAATGGAAGAATTAAAGGTGAAATCTTAAAAAATATTTTTTTATAAAAAAAACTACTAATAAACATAAAAAACATTAATGCAAATAATAAAAATCCAAGCAAAATATAACGTCTTTGAAGTATTTCATAAACAAGATTATTAGTGCTAAAGGCATATAAAAGGATATGTAATAATGCAAACAAAAATGAGCTAATACCTATTTCTTTTTTATATTTACTAATGATAGATAATAATGGAATCTTGATAAAATATTTGGATAAGAGCATCAATACTAATAGCCAAATAGATATTCTCCCAAAAATATGTAGCACTTCTGTGCTAAATTCAACTCCAAAATAACCGATAAATACGCCAATTATTACAAGAACTAATGGAGATACAAAAAAAATAATATATGGAAACACTTTTTTATTAAACATGACAAATATTAACCTAGACAAATATCAAATAATATTATAATAAATATTTATATCATT of the Helicobacter sp. MIT 99-5507 genome contains:
- the kdsB gene encoding 3-deoxy-manno-octulosonate cytidylyltransferase, with product MIIIPARLHSTRLPNKLLLPLGGIPIIVRTANIAKEIDSTIVACDSEEILDVCKKYNIDCILTSKEHTSGTDRCAEVAKKMKLDDDEVVINLQGDEPFIESNIIENLKQSMKNAISNKFAFMASCYKQIDSASADDPNIVKVVLDSNSFALYFSRSKIPYNRDNVESTYFGHIGIYAFSAKSLIEFCNFSKSQIEDIEKLEQLRALWYSKKILMIKVETNSIGIDTKSDYENALKLIGDK
- a CDS encoding ferric reductase-like transmembrane domain-containing protein, whose translation is MFNKKVFPYIIFFVSPLVLVIIGVFIGYFGVEFSTEVLHIFGRISIWLLVLMLLSKYFIKIPLLSIISKYKKEIGISSFLFALLHILLYAFSTNNLVYEILQRRYILLGFLLFALMFFMFISSFFYKKIFFKISPLILPFSLLGAIHYLFSTKIVSLYALIVFGILFILLCMKIYKNA